Proteins found in one Rhinolophus ferrumequinum isolate MPI-CBG mRhiFer1 chromosome 9, mRhiFer1_v1.p, whole genome shotgun sequence genomic segment:
- the RPS8 gene encoding 40S ribosomal protein S8, producing the protein MGISRDNWHKRRKTGGKRKPYHKKRKYELGRPAANTKIGPRRIHTVRVRGGNKKYRALRLDVGNFSWGSECCTRKTRIIDVVYNASNNELVRTKTLVKNCIVLVDSTPYRQWYESHYALPLGRKKGAKLTPEEEEILNKKRSKKIQKKYDERKKNAKISSLLEEQFQQGKLLACIASRPGQCGRADGYVLEGKELEFYLRKIKARKGK; encoded by the exons ATGG GCATCTCTCGGGACAACTGGCACAAGCGCCGCAAGACCGGGGGCAAGAGGAAGCCCTACCACAAGAAGCGAAAATATGAGCTGGGACGCCCTGCCGCCAACACTAAG ATTGGTCCCCGCCGCATACACACAGTCCGTGTGCGTGGAGGCAACAAGAAGTACCGTGCATTGAGGCTGGATGTGGGGAACTTCTCCTGGGGCTCCGAGT GTTGTACGCGCAAAACGAGGATTATTGATGTGGTCTACAACGCCTCCAACAACGAACTGGTCCGCACCAAGACCCTAGTGAAGAACTGCATTGTGCTCGTCGACAGCACGCCGTACCGACAGTGGTACGAGTCCCACTACGCACTGCCCCTCGGCCGCAAGAAAGGGGCCAAGCTG ACTCCCgaggaggaagagattttaaacaaaaaacgatcaaagaaaattcagaagaaatacgatgaaaggaaaaagaatgccAAAATCAGCAGTCTTCTAGAGGAGCAATTTCAGCAGGGCAAGCTTCTTG CATGCATCGCTTCAAGACCAGGCCAGTGTGGCCGAGCAGATGGCTATGTGCTAGAGGGCAAGGAGCTGGAGTTCTATCTGAGGAAAATCAAGGCCCGGAAAGGCAAATAA